In a genomic window of Pangasianodon hypophthalmus isolate fPanHyp1 chromosome 19, fPanHyp1.pri, whole genome shotgun sequence:
- the vps18 gene encoding LOW QUALITY PROTEIN: vacuolar protein sorting-associated protein 18 homolog (The sequence of the model RefSeq protein was modified relative to this genomic sequence to represent the inferred CDS: deleted 2 bases in 1 codon): MATILDDYEDSQMIRHPVQPRRLPVASMIGITHSGFVNARLEEEKPIFNKQRIDFSPPEKINHFAVCNNQLCMSLGKDTLLRIDLGKPDQLNQIELGRKDDSKVHKLFLDPTGSHLVISLTTSECVYLNRNTQKVRSLSRWRGHLIESVGWNKILGNETNTGPILVGTSQGIIFEAEISASEGTLFNTNPDQYFKQVHSLEEDGKPAPVCCLDVERGIESKYFIIATTRKRLFQFVGKLAEGSEQQGFSSIFAQNQDLCPSFQEFPVNMGYSEIGFYTSKLRSSPNSFAWMMGNGVLYGHLDYSRPDSLLSDVQVWEYTLEIDFRYNKPISIVLTQFHFLLLLPDRVKAICTLNGQVVYEDIFPDKFGPLKKMIKDPVGGLVWIYTEKAVFRYHIQRESRDVWQMYMSMKKFDLAKEYCRDRPDCKDMVLAKEAEHWFQNQRYLESAKCYALTQNYFEEIALKFIEAKQEEALKEFLLRKLENLKPNENTQITLLITWLTELYLNRLGQLEADDIDGTLFQETREEFRHFLSNHKRKECFYNNRSTIYDLLASHGNVKDMVYFSVIMQDYERVISHHCQHDDYTAALDVLSKHCDEKLFYKFSPVLMQHIPKKVVDAWIQMGSRLDPKQLIPALVNYSQIGSTQQINETIRYMEFCVHELNVKEEAIHNYLLSLYAKYKPDSLLWYLEQAGMHASEIHYDLKYALRLCAEHGYLQACVLVYRIMELYEEAVDLALQVDVDLAKSCADLPEDDEELRKKLWLKIARHVVQEEKDVKKAMNCLSSCNLLKIEDILPFFPDFVTIDHFKEAICLSLEDYNHHIEELKQEMEEATESARRIRQDIQEMRNKYGVVESQEKCATCDFPLLNRPFYLFLCGHMFHYDCLFQEVTPHLSAYKQSKLEELQKKLAAATQTTKSRHRPKEEDAVSLGKGQGSREQIKSDIDDIVASECAYCPPRELMIKSIDKPFIDPHRFEEEMSSWL; encoded by the exons GATTTGTGAACGCGAGGCTGGAGGAAGAAAAGCCGATCTTCAACAAGCAGCGGATCGATTTCTCGCCGCCTGAAAAGATCAATCACTTCGCAGTGTGCAACAACCAGCTGTGCATGAGTCTGGGGAAGGACACTCTGCTGAG GATCGATCTGGGGAAACCGGATCAGCTGAACCAGATCGAGCTGGGAAGGAAGGATGATAGTAAAGTACATAAACTGTTTCTGGATCCGACAG GATCTCACTTGGTGATTAGTCTGACCACAAGCGAGTGCGTCTACTTGAATAGAAACACACAGAAGGTTCGCAGCCTCTCTAGGTGGAGGGGCCACTTAATAGAGAGCGTGGGCTGGAACAAGATTTTAGGCAATGAAACAAACACCGGCCCAATTCTTGTCGGAACCAGCCAAGGCATTATTTTTGAGGCAGAAATTTCTGCTTCTGAGGGTACCCTTTTCAACACCAACCCAGATCAGTACTTCAAGCAGGTTCATTCCTTGGAAGAGGACGGAAAGCCAGCACCGGTCTGCTGCCTTGACGTGGAACGTGGGATAGAGTCAAAGTACTTCATTATTGCCACCACTCGCAAACGTCTCTTTCAGTTTGTCGGCAAGTTAGCCGAGGGTTCCGAGCAACAAGGCTTCAGCTCAATCTTTGCTCAGAATCAGGATCTTTGTCCGAGCTTTCAGGAGTTTCCTGTTAACATGGGCTACAGCGAGATCGGCTTCTACACCTCCAAGCTCCGTTCAAGCCCTAATTCCTTCGCCTGGATGATGGGAAATGGGGTTTTGTATGGCCACTTGGACTACTCGCGGCCTGACTCTCTTCTCAGCGACGTCCAGGtgtgggaatacaccttggaaaTCGATTTCAGATACAACAAGCCGATCTCCATCGTACTCACCCAGTTTCATTTCCTTCTCCTGCTCCCTGATCGCGTCAAGGCCATCTGCACCTTGAACGGACAAGTCGTCTACGAAGACATCTTCCCGGATAAGTTTGGCCCCCTCAAAAAGATGATCAAAGATCCCGTCGGCGGACTGGTGTGGATCTACACCGAGAAAGCCGTCTTCCGCTATCACATCCAGAGGGAATCTAGAGACGTCTGGCAGATGTACATGAGCATGAAGAAGTTTGACTTGGCCAAAGAGTACTGCAGGGATCGACCAGATTGCAAGGATATGGTGCTTGCCAAGGAAGCAGAGCACTGGTTCCAGAACCAACGTTATCTAGAGAGCGCAAAGTGCTACGCTCTGACTCAGAACTACTTTGAAGAGATTGCGCTGAAGTTCATCGAAGCCAAGCAGGAGGAGGCTCTGAAGGAATTCCTGCTCCGAAAACTAGAAAACCTCAAACCCAACGAGAATACCCAGATCACGCTGCTCATCACCTGGTTGACTGAGTTGTACCTGAACCGTCTCGGACAACTGGAAGCGGACGACATAGACGGCACGCTGTTTCAGGAAACGCGTGAGGAATTCCGTCACTTCCTGTCTAACCACAAGCGCAAGGAGTGCTTCTACAACAACCGGAGCACCATCTACGATCTTTTGGCAAGCCACGGCAATGTCAAAGATATGGTCTACTTTTCTGTCATTATGCAGGACTACGAGAGAGTCATCTCTCACCACTGCCAGCATGACGACTATACCGCAGCACTCGACGTCCTCTCCAAGCACTGCGACGAAAAGCTGTTCTACAAGTTCTCCCCGGTTCTCATGCAGCACATTCCAAAGAAAGTCGTGGACGCCTGGATCCAAATGGGCAGCCGGCTCGATCCCAAGCAGCTGATCCCGGCGCTGGTGAACTACAGTCAGATCGGCAGCACCCAGCAGATCAACGAGACGATCCGTTACATGGAGTTCTGCGTGCACGAGCTCAACGTGAAGGAAGAAGCGATCCACAATTATCTGCTATCTCTCTACGCCAAGTATAAGCCCGATTCTTTGCTGTGGTACCTTGAGCAGGCGGGAATGCACGCCTCGGAGATCCACTACGACCTGAAATACGCCTTACGCCTCTGTGCTGAACATGGCTATCTCCAAGCGTGCGTGTTGGTCTACAGGATAATGGAGCTGTATGAAGAAGCTGTGGATTTAGCCTTGCAG gTGGATGTCGATCTGGCCAAGTCGTGCGCCGACCTCCCCGAGGACGACGAGGAGCTGAGGAAGAAGCTGTGGCTGAAAATCGCCCGTCACGTGGTTCAGGAGGAGAAGGATGTGAAGAAGGCAATGAACTGTCTCTCCAGCTGCAACCTGCTGAAGATCGAGGACATCTTGCCTTTCTTCCCGGACTTCGTCACCATCGACCACTTCAAGGAGGCGATCTGCCTCTCGCTGGAGGACTACAACCACCACATCGAGGAGCTCAagcaggagatggaggaggCCACGGAGAGCGCCAGGCGCATCCGCCAGGACATCCAGGAGATGAGGAACAAGTACGGCGTGGTGGAGTCTCAGGAGAAGTGCGCCACCTGTGACTTCCCCTTACTCAACCGACCCTTCTATCTCTTCCTGTGCGGACACATGTTCCATTACGACTGCCTCTTCCAGGAGGTCACGCCACACCTCTCGGCGTACAAGCAGAGCAAGCTGGAGGAACTGCAGAAGAAGCTCGCCGCCGCCACGCAGACCACCAAATCTCGCCACCGACCCAAGGAGGAGGACGCGGTGAGCCTGGGGAAAGGCCAGGGCAGCCGAGAGCAGATCAAATCGGACATCGACGACATCGTGGCGTCCGAGTGCGCCTACTGC CCCCCCCGCGAGCTGATGATCAAATCCATCGATAAGCCTTTCATCGATCCGCACAGGTTCGAGGAAGAAATGTCCAGCTGGCTCTGA